In Pseudomonas sp. DNDY-54, a genomic segment contains:
- a CDS encoding efflux RND transporter periplasmic adaptor subunit has translation MSRASVKTITAAGVAAILGLAGGYWLAQTNSPALPADSTTEPGPTQTERTVLYWYDPMVPQHKFDKPGKSPFMDMQLVPRYADEGGSSASISIDPAVTQNLGVRLATVSRGSLARHVEAVGVLGYNERNVARVQARAAGFVERVYQLAPGDIVEQGAPLVDLLIPEWAAAQEEYLALRRIGDPHLLEGARQRLHLAGMPADIVRQLERTARVHTQLTIRAPIGGVLQALDIREGMSVAPGASLASINGLDSVWLEIAVPEAQGGAIHVGQEATAQLPALPGETVSGRVTAILPEATAASRTLRVRVELPNPDGQLRPGLTARVAVADAAAEPVLLVPSEAVIRTGKRALVMVADPGGHYRPVEVRLGTDSGRQTAILQGLEEGQQVVASGQFLIDSEASLRGITAAVTEEPQTHDHASRAPALHESEGRVVGLDELQVKIAHGPFHTLGMPGMTMRFEVANPHLLHGIAEGDRVTFAVRESDSGLVVEQLSKQEDQP, from the coding sequence ATGAGCCGAGCATCAGTGAAGACAATCACGGCGGCTGGCGTGGCTGCCATCCTGGGTTTGGCCGGTGGCTATTGGCTGGCGCAGACAAACTCCCCGGCGCTGCCAGCTGACTCGACTACAGAACCGGGCCCAACGCAGACAGAGCGAACCGTCCTCTATTGGTATGACCCAATGGTGCCGCAGCACAAGTTCGACAAGCCCGGCAAGTCGCCCTTTATGGATATGCAGCTGGTTCCGCGCTACGCCGATGAGGGCGGAAGTTCAGCAAGCATCAGCATCGACCCGGCCGTCACGCAGAACCTCGGCGTGCGGCTGGCAACGGTGAGCCGAGGTTCGCTTGCGAGGCATGTCGAGGCGGTTGGCGTGCTCGGCTACAACGAGCGCAATGTGGCTCGGGTGCAGGCCAGAGCGGCAGGGTTCGTCGAGCGTGTCTATCAACTGGCCCCGGGCGATATTGTGGAGCAAGGCGCGCCGCTGGTGGATTTGTTGATACCCGAGTGGGCAGCAGCGCAGGAAGAATATCTGGCGTTACGCCGGATTGGCGATCCGCATTTACTAGAAGGCGCACGCCAACGTTTGCACCTCGCCGGGATGCCGGCGGATATCGTGCGCCAGCTGGAGCGCACTGCACGGGTACATACACAGCTGACAATCCGAGCGCCCATCGGCGGCGTTCTGCAGGCGCTGGATATTCGCGAGGGCATGAGCGTCGCACCTGGCGCGTCGTTGGCGTCGATCAATGGGCTGGACAGCGTCTGGCTCGAAATCGCGGTCCCTGAAGCACAGGGCGGCGCGATACACGTCGGTCAGGAGGCCACCGCACAGCTCCCGGCACTGCCAGGCGAAACGGTTAGCGGCCGCGTGACGGCGATACTTCCTGAAGCCACCGCCGCCAGTCGCACCCTGCGTGTTCGGGTTGAATTGCCCAATCCGGACGGCCAGCTTCGTCCCGGGCTGACGGCGCGGGTAGCCGTAGCGGATGCGGCTGCCGAGCCGGTGTTACTGGTTCCTAGCGAAGCCGTAATCCGAACGGGCAAACGTGCCTTGGTGATGGTTGCCGACCCAGGTGGTCATTACCGGCCGGTCGAAGTCCGGCTTGGCACTGACAGTGGCCGTCAGACAGCCATCCTTCAAGGCTTGGAAGAAGGTCAACAGGTAGTCGCGTCCGGGCAGTTCCTGATCGATTCAGAAGCCAGCTTGCGCGGCATCACCGCCGCCGTGACGGAAGAACCCCAGACCCACGATCACGCCAGCAGGGCACCGGCGCTACATGAATCGGAAGGTCGCGTCGTTGGGCTCGATGAGCTGCAGGTAAAAATCGCCCACGGTCCCTTTCACACCCTGGGGATGCCAGGCATGACGATGCGCTTCGAGGTGGCCAATCCACACCTATTGCACGGTATTGCTGAAGGCGACCGAGTGACCTTCGCCGTGCGTGAATCGGACAGCGGTCTGGTCGTCGAGCAGCTCAGCAAGCAGGAGGACCAGCCATGA
- a CDS encoding TolC family protein has product MKSRYSRTRLLGAAACCCVMLVPISAAALTFENALQLAERQSPSLQAEASKLIAAKQSATPAGELPDPKLLLGLQNLPIDGDAAWRPGEDGMTMQMIGLMQEVPNRDKREARVALAQAGISRAEAERHIEALKVRQATAQAWIATHTVERKQHLFSTLYDENRLLAETVQAKIAGGRGEVADAVIPRQEAALLAEREDELIQLRSQARASLTRWIGEAGQQPLSGNLPGWSVDGQAMLSRVQAHPEIAAYAPKLREAQARIGEATAETKPDWSWEVDYLKRGREYGDMVNLTFSFDLPIFQRSRQSPRIAARHAQLNQLEAERDASQRAFAEQLSVELAELQRIQRALTRTVETFLPLAQERADLALAGYRAGTSELDTVLDARRELIETRLKQIDLEGLHAIAAARLHFAYGDAP; this is encoded by the coding sequence ATGAAATCCCGATACTCTCGCACCCGCTTGCTCGGCGCGGCGGCGTGCTGCTGCGTCATGCTGGTGCCCATATCGGCTGCTGCGCTGACCTTCGAAAACGCATTGCAGCTCGCTGAGCGTCAATCACCTTCGCTTCAGGCCGAAGCATCAAAACTGATCGCTGCGAAGCAGAGCGCGACGCCTGCCGGCGAGCTGCCGGACCCGAAATTGCTGTTGGGTCTGCAGAACCTTCCCATCGACGGAGATGCCGCCTGGCGTCCTGGGGAGGACGGCATGACCATGCAGATGATCGGCCTGATGCAAGAGGTTCCAAACCGCGACAAGCGTGAAGCGCGTGTCGCGCTGGCTCAGGCGGGAATCAGTCGTGCGGAGGCCGAACGCCACATCGAAGCGCTGAAGGTGCGGCAGGCAACCGCGCAGGCCTGGATTGCGACCCACACCGTCGAGCGCAAGCAGCATCTATTCAGCACGCTGTACGACGAAAACCGCCTGCTGGCCGAAACGGTGCAGGCGAAGATCGCGGGTGGTCGCGGTGAAGTCGCTGACGCTGTCATTCCCCGTCAAGAGGCGGCGTTGCTGGCTGAGCGTGAGGACGAGCTGATCCAATTGCGCAGCCAGGCGCGGGCATCACTGACACGATGGATTGGCGAAGCCGGGCAGCAGCCGCTGAGCGGCAACCTGCCCGGTTGGTCGGTGGACGGGCAGGCCATGCTCTCCCGTGTGCAGGCACACCCCGAGATTGCTGCCTACGCACCGAAGCTGCGCGAGGCGCAGGCGCGTATCGGCGAAGCGACTGCCGAGACGAAGCCGGACTGGAGTTGGGAGGTCGACTATCTCAAGCGTGGCCGCGAATACGGCGACATGGTCAACCTCACCTTCAGTTTTGATCTGCCGATCTTTCAGCGCTCGCGGCAAAGCCCGCGCATCGCCGCCAGGCATGCGCAGCTCAACCAGCTGGAAGCCGAGCGCGACGCCAGTCAGCGAGCCTTTGCCGAACAGCTGTCCGTCGAACTGGCTGAGCTGCAGAGGATTCAGCGTGCCTTAACACGCACGGTCGAGACCTTTTTACCGCTGGCTCAGGAGCGAGCGGACCTTGCATTGGCCGGCTACAGAGCTGGGACCAGTGAGTTGGATACCGTACTCGACGCGCGTCGAGAACTGATCGAAACCCGCCTGAAACAGATTGACCTGGAAGGCCTGCACGCCATCGCGGCTGCACGGTTGCATTTCGCCTACGGAGACGCCCCATGA